The region AAATCCAGGGTGCGGGGCTCGGAATGGCCGTGGATGTCTGGAATGATGACGGGCAGCCTGTACGACAGGAAAAGGGTGAGCTGGTCTGCACAAAGCCATTTCCATCCATGCCTGTCATGTTCTGGAACGACGAGGATGGCGCGAAATATCGCGGGGCCTATTTCGAGCGGTTTGACAATGTCTGGTGTCATGGGGACTTTGCAGAATGGACCGAGCATGGCGGCATGATCATCCATGGCCGTTCTGATGCGACATTGAACCCTGGTGGTGTGCGGATTGGCACAGCAGAGATCTACAATGTGGTCGAGCAGATGCCGGATGTTATCGAAGGCCTGGCCATCGGGCAGGAATGGGACAATGACGTCCGTGTGGTGCTGTTTGTCCGGCTGGCAGACGGTGTTTCTCTGACGGACGAACTGACATCCCGCATCAAGACTCGTATCCGGGAAGGGGCCAGCCCGAGGCATGTTCCGGCCAGAATTGTTCCGGTGACCGACATCCCGCGCACCAAATCCGGCAAGATTACAGAGCTCGCCGTACGGGATATTGTTCATGGGCGTGAGGTGAAGAACAAGGAAGCGCTTGCCAATCCGGAAGCCCTTGATCTTTACAGGGATCTTGCCGTCCTGGCAGAATAGGAACAAGTTTAACGGTTCAGGTTATCCACTGTTTACACTGCGCTTCGCTTTTCGATGGTGTAAACTTTTGGGAAGGGTTCCTTTCGCACACTCTACCTCCAAGAGTGGGGTGTGTAATGAGTTCAATACGCTCGAGAATTGGCCGTTTCTGGTCACAGCAACCAGGCAATATATTTTCGTCCCTGAGAGGACGATTGCTGCTGATCGTGGCCTGTGTCCTTGTCTGTGCAACGATGCTGGTGGCTGCAATAGCCACGTGGTCCAACACCAGAGAGTCACAGGAAAAGACGGTCAAGCGCGTGAGTGTTATTGCTGACGCACTCAATAGAACCGCTGCGGATGCCCTGGCCCGTGGTGATCTTGATGGCGTGCGGCAGTCAATCCTCGGGATCGCTGATAGCCCCGTCCTCAACTATGTCCAGATCTGCCACAAGGCAACACGAACGATTATCGATCCCCATTCCCTGTCGCTGGAACACAAGGCCCGGGCCAGAACTCCCATTCTCGATCAGGCTGCCAGAACTGGCGAAACGATCATGCAGGAATTTGCATCTTCCGTTGTCGTGGCCCGGCCCGTCATCAAGGATGGAGAGCAGGTTGGAGCGGTCGTTGTTTCCCTCAAGCGGGCGACATTTGCTCATTTGTTCTGGCCGACATTCGGTCAGCTGGCTTCTGCTGTCCTGGCCATCTGCGTTCTGGCTCTCGGGCTGGCGCATATCTTCATCCAGCGTGCTCTCCGGCCTGTGACAGCACTGACCAATGCTGCAATCGGTGTCAGTCAGGGCCTCTTTCATGTGAACCTTCCAACAGCCAAGGATGATGAAATAGGCAAGCTGTCGGATGCCTTTGCGCGTATGGTGAAAACGATCCGTGGCAACTACGAGCGGATTCATGAGCTGGCCTATCGTGACATGGTTACGCGGCTGCCGAACCGCGCCCTGTTCAAACGTGAGACAGAGAGCGCCATTGTTCAGGCTCATGATCTCTGCGGCTACGTCCTGTTCATTGATCTTGACCGGTTCAAATGGGTCAACGACTCTTTTGGCCATGACTATGGCGATCAGCTTCTGAAGGCGATCGGCACGGAACTGCAGCGTCTCGCCGAAGAGTTCAGCTTTGATATGAGAGTTGAGAAGGATATGGCCGGTGCCAGTGAGGTTGAACTGACTGAGCCGCTGACAGCTCGCTTCGGCGGCGATGAGTTCGCCATACTGGTCCGGCCCGGCTATACGCGTGATGAGATTGAGTATTATGCAGATGCCCTGTTGCAGGTGTTCGAGAGCCCGATTGACGTAAATGGTCAGCCGGTCCGCATCGGTGCCAGTATCGGCATTGCTGTTTTCTCCGAGGCGGACACGCTTGACGTTGTGCTGAAGCAGGCTGATATGGCCATGTATGATATCAAGCACAGAGGTGGTCATGATTACTGCTTCTTCTCTGCTGAACTGGATCAGCAGCTGAATGCACGGCTTGAACTTGAACGCGATCTGCGTGTGGCGCTGGAGCGGGAAGAATTCGAGCTTTACTATCAGCCCAAGGTCGATTGCCGAACCGGCCGACCCGTCGGTCTGGAAGCCCTGATCCGCTGGAACCATCCGGAACGCGGGATGGTGTCTCCGCTGGAATTTATTCCGCTGGCAGAAGAAATAGGCATCATTGTCACGCTCGGTGCCTGGGTGTTGCAGGAGGCCTGCTGCCAGACGGCTGAATGGAACGAGCAGGGGCATGACATCACCATTGCGGTCAATCTCTCTGCGATCCAGTTCGAGAATCCCAAGCTGATTGATGAGGTTAATCTGGCGCTGGAAGTCAGCGGCCTTGACCCGGAAAAACTGGAGCTTGAAATCACTGAATCCATGATGATGGCCGACCCGGTCCGTGCGGCAGACATTATTACGCCGTTGCGAGATCGCGGTATTCGCTTTGCCATTGATGATTTTGGTACCGGCTATTCCAGCCTGAGTTACCTGACCAGTCTGCCTATGGATGCGGTGAAGATTGACCGGTCATTCATCAACAATATGGCCCGCGATGAAAACAGCCGCGTTGTGGTCGAAACCATTCTTGCCATGGCAAGGAGTCTCAATTTTGAGACGGTCGCGGAAGGGGTGGAAACCGAAGAGCACGCCGCGTTCCTCGCCCGGCAGGGCTGCTCTCTTGCCCAAGGCTATCTGTTCAGCAAACCCGTCCCGGCCAAAGATTGTGATGACTGGCTGAAATCGAACAGTGTGGCGGATATCAAATATCTGAACGAGAAGTTGGCAGAAGCCCTAGCCTGACCGATGTGACGTCTTCGATGTCCGGGCCAGCAGGGCAACCGGAATAAGCCCCACCAGCACGATCATCAGAGCGGCGGGAGCCGCATCCTCAAAGGCTTCAAGCGAGGCTTGCGTATAGACTACGGTTGCAAGCGTGTCGAAGTTGAAAGGCCTCAGCAGGATCGTCGCCGGCAGTTCCTTCATGCAATCCACAAAGACCAGCATGGCCGCGGAAACCAGCGCTGTGCGGATGATCGGTAAGTGAACATCGCGCAGGGTTTCTCCAGCCGATCGACCCAGCGTACGCGCCGCCATATCCAGGCTGGTGGTGACCCGGGACAGCCCGCTTTCAGCTCCGCCAATGGAAACCGCCAGAAACCGGACGGAATAGGCATAGACCAGGGCTGTGCCACTGCCTGCCAGCAGGAGACCGGTTGAAATGCCGAAAGCCGAGCGCATGAACCCGTCAACCGCATTGTCCAGGCTGGCAAGCGGGATGAGAATGCCGACCGCAAGAACCGTCCCCGGCACCGCATAGCCGATTGATCCCAGACGGGCTGCAAGTTTGGTGATCGGGCGCTGGTCATAGCGCTGTGTATAGGCAATCACCACACCGGCACCCACTGTGGCAGCCGCTGCAAAGGACGCCAGCATCAGGGAATTCAGTGCCGGTTCGATAAAGGTCAGCAGCAGGTCAGGCGTCAGGCGCTTGACGGCGCTTGAGGCAAGGAGGGCTGCCGGGAAGGCAAAACCGAGCAGGACAGGCGTTGCGCAGAGCAGGGAGGCAAGACCTGCCTGAGCGCCACGCAGCTCGAAATTCGGCAGGGCCTGATAGCGCTTTGATGTGATGTGAAACCGCTGTTTCCGACGGGCAAAGCGTTCTGCAATCACAAGCCCCAGAACAAACAGCAGCATGACGCAGGCAATCTGGGCCGCGCCGGCAAGAGAACCGCGATTGAGCCAGGTGTCATAGATGGTGAAGGTAAGCGTCTTCACGCCGAAGAACTCGACCGCGCCAATATCATTGACGCATTCCATCAGGGCCAGCGTTACACCAACGGCAATAGCCGGGCGGGCCAGGGGGAGGGCAACACGAAAGAATGTATGCAGCGGAGAAGACCCGAGCGTCCGCGCCACATCCAGCATGCAGGCAGATTGCATCAGGAACATGGCCCGGGTGGTCAGATAGACATAAGGGTAGAGCACCACAGACATCACAAAGACTGCGCCACCGAGAGAGCGGACTTCCGGGAACCAGTAGTCCCGGGCTGAGGTGACGCCGAGCACCTGTCTCAGTGCAGTCTGTACAGGACCGGTGAA is a window of Coralliovum pocilloporae DNA encoding:
- a CDS encoding ABC transporter permease, with translation MTDSPAPATQPAIIKTGRNLPIWMIASWLVVLSVLAPIGALFYLALQPSDGVWGHLVSTVLPRATWTTLLLMAGVGSVTAFIGVTTAWLVSMCHFPGRRLFDWLLLVPLAMPTYIVAFAYVEILDFTGPVQTALRQVLGVTSARDYWFPEVRSLGGAVFVMSVVLYPYVYLTTRAMFLMQSACMLDVARTLGSSPLHTFFRVALPLARPAIAVGVTLALMECVNDIGAVEFFGVKTLTFTIYDTWLNRGSLAGAAQIACVMLLFVLGLVIAERFARRKQRFHITSKRYQALPNFELRGAQAGLASLLCATPVLLGFAFPAALLASSAVKRLTPDLLLTFIEPALNSLMLASFAAAATVGAGVVIAYTQRYDQRPITKLAARLGSIGYAVPGTVLAVGILIPLASLDNAVDGFMRSAFGISTGLLLAGSGTALVYAYSVRFLAVSIGGAESGLSRVTTSLDMAARTLGRSAGETLRDVHLPIIRTALVSAAMLVFVDCMKELPATILLRPFNFDTLATVVYTQASLEAFEDAAPAALMIVLVGLIPVALLARTSKTSHRSG
- a CDS encoding putative bifunctional diguanylate cyclase/phosphodiesterase, producing MLLIVACVLVCATMLVAAIATWSNTRESQEKTVKRVSVIADALNRTAADALARGDLDGVRQSILGIADSPVLNYVQICHKATRTIIDPHSLSLEHKARARTPILDQAARTGETIMQEFASSVVVARPVIKDGEQVGAVVVSLKRATFAHLFWPTFGQLASAVLAICVLALGLAHIFIQRALRPVTALTNAAIGVSQGLFHVNLPTAKDDEIGKLSDAFARMVKTIRGNYERIHELAYRDMVTRLPNRALFKRETESAIVQAHDLCGYVLFIDLDRFKWVNDSFGHDYGDQLLKAIGTELQRLAEEFSFDMRVEKDMAGASEVELTEPLTARFGGDEFAILVRPGYTRDEIEYYADALLQVFESPIDVNGQPVRIGASIGIAVFSEADTLDVVLKQADMAMYDIKHRGGHDYCFFSAELDQQLNARLELERDLRVALEREEFELYYQPKVDCRTGRPVGLEALIRWNHPERGMVSPLEFIPLAEEIGIIVTLGAWVLQEACCQTAEWNEQGHDITIAVNLSAIQFENPKLIDEVNLALEVSGLDPEKLELEITESMMMADPVRAADIITPLRDRGIRFAIDDFGTGYSSLSYLTSLPMDAVKIDRSFINNMARDENSRVVVETILAMARSLNFETVAEGVETEEHAAFLARQGCSLAQGYLFSKPVPAKDCDDWLKSNSVADIKYLNEKLAEALA